The sequence agaatgagagaagagagcgaagagaagaagaagcagccgGCAGGCAATAAATGGGGAGAGGTGTATAAGTTGCACCCTTCAAGGCACACAAACAGGTCATTTGAATGTGACCTACTCTCCCCTCACCCCTTCATCAATTCGGCTCAGAGGCTGCTCCTCCTCAGTCCTGAGTCTCCTGTCCTCATCTCCATTttgttttctcctcctctctctctctctctctctctctggtggAGTGCAGTGCAGAGATTCAAGAAGTTCAAGATCGAACAGGCCTGCTGGTATGAACCCTGTTCATGTTTTTTGCTTGCTCTGTGTAATCTCTCTGGGCTCTGGCCATCTGGTGCTGGAGAGATTGGAGATTTGCTGCATAATCATTGGTTCATTACTACCAGTTGTTTGTTGAAGCTCCATTAATTGGGGATTCAGTGGTTCTTGTTTTGGTATTTCCTCTTACCATTTCTTAGGGTGGTTTTGGTTGATGTATTTTCCCACAAATTCATTCCATGCGTGGAGTTCTTGATGGCTAATCCATAGtggtttcaggctttcagctgctattcttctttttgttttttctcctccCCCAAATTGTCTGCTGTATGGAACAGAGAGCAGTTCATTATGTTTTCTGGATGCTCTTGTATgcctttttttaatcaaactgtCAGCTTCTGTTCTCTATCCATGCTTCTTCTGGGCTTTGACCTGAAAGATTGTGGTTTAGAACATTAAATCTGCACCCCAAAAACCATATATTGTCCGACATGCAGGAGTGGAAATGTGAGCTCTTGTTTAATGCTGCTCATTTGTTGCCTCTTTTcaagaaaatgaaaatttgTTACAATTGCGTGGTCTAGTTCTTGTTTTCTTCCATCCCTGTATTAGATAAGGAGTTTGGTAGGCACTGTCACATGATTTTGTGCCgcaattgattttattcatTAGATTAGTAACCTAAGGAATCCAAGAACATTAGGGTACATTAATAAAATGCAAAGAAACAGGGACAGAAGAGAGTAGGTTCTTTACTTTGCCCAGTTGGCATCCCCTGAAGTGATGCTTGATGCTTCCTTCCATTTTGATTATCTCTTGCTGCTGTTGGTGGTAAATCATTATTATTAGTactaccttttttattttttggaagaagaaaaagaggaaCAAGCCAATGTGGCCTACATAATATGTGGTCTAGAAAGTTGGCATCAGTAGTGTGTAGATGCAATTTGAGGAAATTAAGGCAGAAAGGAAGGGACAGGAAAAGGGGCTGAAAGATTTGCTTGAGCATAGTGCATCTCCACACCTTAAAATTGCTGGTCAAATTGTCCTTAAAATCGTTTATATCACGCAGACGGCATATCGTTTTCGACATTGCCTTCCTTAACTCCTGTGTTAATTCGACCACAACTTTAGAACAGCTTGTTGAGATTTCTTAATCCCAGTGTTGTATGTCAACATTGCATTGATTGTAGTATTATTATGAGAAGATTAGATACTGTAACCCCTCCAGAGAGTGACATTCCATTGCCTTCTGTTACTGGATTTCTGCCAATTCTTAGTTAGATTTATGGATAAAAAGTTTTTAACCAAGTAGACTTAACAGGACCAAAGGTTGAATTTGTTCACCTAAGAAAAATGTACAATTTGTTGAACAAACAGCACAATTCTTGACTGAGGAGATTTTTAGTAGTCAGGTTTGTTGTTTGGATATCATAGTTTTTGAATGAGGAGAACATATTGGTTGGATTTACTGCGTGGACATCACAATTATTGAATTAGGAGAACAAATTGGTTAGATTTGTTGTGTGGATATCATACTTCTTGAATTAGAAGACCAAACTAGTTGTTTCTTTGAACAAATTggttagaattatttttttaaaaaaaaaatcatttttccctTCATGAATTAGGAACAGACAGATTGATGCCCATGTTACCATGGTGGTGTCTGACTCATTGCAGTCTTATCTTTTTACACTCTCTAGTTTTCCCAAGCTGCAATCATGGTGGCCAAGTGCATGCCATGATGCACCTCTCATATACCACCATCTCTGCATGCTCAAGAACATCATGATTTTTTGTTCTTCTTGtcaccaactttttttttgtttttcccccTAACTTCTTTTCACCCTTGCAACGCACTTCTCACTCGTAGCTTTAGTTTTCCTCTTGTCAGTAGCATATGTTTGTTTAGTTGTGAtaaattctctttttttttccagatcaTGCCTTGTGCTGCGGCCGAGCTCGCCaatggcgaggcggcggcagcagcagcatgcgcGGTGAAGGTCGGCACGACCGGCACCATCGGCTCGCTGATGACGAGGGAGCTGGAGGCCATcaaggccgcgccgccgcacgccacagccgcggcgacgacgccgcggcggctgaGGCGCCAGAGCAGCCCGGTGTCGGTGCCATGCGGAGCCAGCCCGAGGAAGATCGTTGCGCTGAGGAAGAGCTCGTCCAGCCtctccaccaccagcagcagcggcggcagcgggcggcgcacTGACCGCGTGAGCGCCGAGGAGTCGTCGGCGTGCAAGACGGCGGCGTGCAGGAGGAGCTCTAGTACCACGCCGGCCAGCTCCCCGATGCTCGCGGCGGACgtcgaccggagcggcggcggcggcaaggcgaagaaggcggcggcgagggggcgccgcggcgtcggcggcgtggaggtggTGGACGTGAGGTGCGGGAACCCGATGAGCAGCCGGCTGAGGAGGCTGGGATTCTCCAAGCTGTCGGAGACGTTCGCGTGAGCAGAATCAGATCGTCTTCATTCCTGACGGCGAGCTGTGTCGCGAATTGCAATTCGGAATTGCATTATGTTTGCTATAGTAATTATATTGTTGttattaaaattttcttttgctgGTTTCTCTCGTGTATGGGTATGACCAAATTAAGTTAATTTATGAGAAGCGTTTTGCCATCGTCGCAATGCAAAGTTGTTCGTGGTGATGTGTATGATGTACCCGTAATTGCGTATTTTAACTTATGGAGTGAATGTCTCCTCGTTTTTTTATGCCGTCcaaatagttattttttttaaacaaggtaatatgatagattaatatatgatatattacaCTAAAAACATGCATGTTAAAATTATATCTCCACAAATTGCAAACATAAACACTAGCTAGTTAAcgtatactactactactcacaattaaatttgttttgcCAATTTAAAATTGCATGTTTACGAagtaatatatcatatattaatttatcttattagttttttgtaaaaaaaattataaccatttGGATGAGTTCAAGATCGTTTTTCCATGTTTTTTAGCCTATAGACTGGCGCGTTGAGCGTTGCTGGATCTCGAATCAACGGTAGATCTTGCACAAACGattcttcaaacttttttctCGTGTCACGTCGAGGTACTGTAGAAAGACAGAAGTGAACTACAAAATTCGATGCAATTTTTAGTAATTGATTAGCTAACATGGTGATTTACCACTTCACCGTattaggaaagaaaaaaaaaaggactcaTTGGCTTATAAGATTCAGCTAAAGATAGAAACACACCCACTGTTTGGTTTTACATTATGGAGGGTGTATGTCATCTTGGAAATACAAACTTGATGGGAAAGTAGGAAACCTTGTTGGGTGTGTTCGCTATTCTGGATCCCAACCGGAtccctccgcacggaaaacggagtggtccattagcgTGTAATTaataagtattagctattttgttcaaaaatggattaatttgattttttaagcaactttcatatagaaacttttttataaaaaacgcaccgtttagcagtttgaaaagcgtacgtgTGGAAAATAAGGGAGATGAGATGGGAAAGGGGCATCCGAAGTCTCGAATGGAAGTAGGGATTTCTATGTTGATTGATGTTTGAAATAACCAAGCTCAATGCATCCAAAATGAGGCTAGATTTGAGCTGTTCATGATTGAATGCAATGTCAGAAGATCTGAGATCACTACTACTCACTGTACTAACTCCCTCACTGTTGCATATCATCTGAAGGAGACAAGAGGGAAGGTCTTTGATTGGATGCTGGATGATGAGCTAGTTTAATAGCCCTACTTGACAGGATAACCGTGTGAAGTGTTTTGTAGGAGCAAACAGGAACTTTCTCTGTTTGAAGGTTAAGCAATCATTAATcataatatatgtaaaaaaaaccaatcattAATCAAATAATGGTGAGGATATTCAAGACCCATGCCAAATGATTTGGGCTTGGGACTGAGATATTGGCAGGGATTTATTGGGCTTCCTAAACAGGACCTAACTGTGTTCCTagcttttttttagaacttctAACTGTTTCTAGCTGGCTTATTATTCTACAAGCCTACTGGTTATTCTACCAACTGGTTCACAATTCTGGAAAAGTGCCAAGAAGCAAATACCCGGCAAGATACTGTCCGTTCATTACTGagatataataaaatagatttatttaaatttttaaaagaattttttatataaaaagtttttggacgaaatacaccgtttaatcgGGAAAACGAGCTTACTGAGAACGAGATAACAACTTTAGCCCAAATGAAGGTCAAAACGCCGCAAGCTAATAGTGAGTTCAAAGCAGCTTAATAGACTGGCTTTTCCATGGCACGTTTAACGGGAAAAAACTATTAGCgtacaattaattaagtattaactattatattttttaaaaaatatttttttaaatttttaaaataaatttttataaaaaagtttatagaaaaaaaatactgtgaGCAACTTAGAAAACATGGTTAGGATCTTAGGGAAAACAAGTCCTACTAGCGGCCAACTCACAAAAGGCTGATTCAGACTCAGCctaaagggaaagaaaaaacacTTCCGAATGAAACAACAATATGATTCACATGGCAAAGCTGCCGCCATATGTTTTGCAGGTGGTAGCTGCCAAAAGCTCAAAGCTGAGAGCGGAGCACACAGATTCCTTTTTCCAGGAATATGCAAGAGGCAGTGTGCTGTTGTCCCAGTATGACATGGATCAAATTTATCCATCTTGTTTTTCACCTTTACTTTTTACTGAAATTTATACACATACCCTTTTGAAGCAGAGTTGCAGACCCATTTTCTTTTTAGGGGCACTAAACAACGGAATACCGTTCAAACGTGACGGTATCGGTTAGGTATCAAGTCCTAATACCTTACCGGTAtcgggtgatacctatcaggtatcatgcgattctaccacgtatcaaGTGATACCTATTGGGTATCATATGATTCTTACCACGTAGAAGCTGATACTTGTGAgatatcaggtgatacctatcagatatcatgcgattcttaccacgtaGAAGGTAatacttgtgaggtatcagGTGATTTCTACTGTGTATTAGAAGTTGGACTGGACATACCTGACGCCGACGCCAATGACCACTACCGCCCTTCCTCCCCCTGGCCGgctagccaccgccgccgccactctgtCCCCTGGCTCCGGTCACCAACGCCTCTCCTTTCTTCGTTGATGTATCCCCCGTCGCCGGCTTGGCCGTGACACGCCGCTGCCTCGACGCGACGCAGACGAGGTCCTCGACGTCACAGGAGCTCACCACACTGGGCTCGTCACTGGGCGACCACGTCCTCCTCTTGCTGAGTGGGTCCTCTTCCCCAGCCCATGCCAAAGGTCCTCGCCAAGGAGGCGgcagccacctcctcctcaaGGCTCAGGCGCTCAACTCTCCCTTCTCTTTGGATAGGCAAGGAGGACGAAGGATCCCGTCCTAACCAGATCCCGATATGTAGTATTCCGGTTTCTTTTTTCACATATTTCATGGGTGTCTATTTCACATGGTAATTAGACAGCTTAAAACCTGGCTTAATGCTACTGCCTTTTATCCGGGGATACTATTTTGATTTCTCGAGAAGATGCCTTCTCATAAGCTTAAAAACCattcaaatagttataaaaaaattctaaaaaaattgacaacactCGTACAAACAACTTAtggggtgtttggatccagggactaaactttaattCCTATCatattggatgtttggacactaatttgaagtattaaacagagactaataataaaactaattgcataaatgagaactaatttgcgagacgagtTTTcgaagcctaattaatccataattaacaaatatttactgtagtatcatataggctaatcatagattaattgggctgaatagattcatctcgcgaatcAATTTAGGGTTTTAGAACGGGTTTtataattaatctatgtttCATACTTTAAATTaacgtccaaacatccgatacaacagttacttaaaaattttttagCCCACTCCTATCTCACACAACTCTGGCACGTACTCATATCTCACACGGATTTATAACCCATTATGCACTTTTATATCTTCTGCACTGCACTTTATAAATATCTCCTGTCCTGTCttccacagaaaaaaaaagtgaaaacagtGAAAAGATTCAGAATTAGGAAGCATCTAATCACCTAACTTGACAGCAATCAGTTCACACACGCCCAAGTGCCAAACAGTTTGAAGATTACAACTTATCCGTTCCCTCCATAtatctctctccccttcttctccacctctcGCTACTCCACCATCCAACGTGCGAGAAGCCATGGCATCCATCCCGTGCACCTTCCAGCTGAGCGCGAGGGCGCCGTCGgcagcggagaggaggaggtcgccgcgggcggcggcgaggctggggTGGCTGCGGCCGTCGCGGCTGAGCGCGGTGGTGCCGGCGAGCGAGAGCGGGAGGGTGGGGCCGACGTGCTTCTTCAAGTTCGGGAACAAGGACGCCGAGGGCGCCGGCATCTACGGCAGCCAGGGCAGGGACGACTTCGACCGCGACGACGTCGAGCAGGTGAGCCAGCTTctcgttcttcctcctccccatgTTGCCTTAGGTGTTCCTTGATTGCTCCAGTCCATGGGGAATGTGCTGACGAATGACTGAGATGCTACCTTACCACTGCTATATTACTTGGTGGATTGGTAATTCTGATCCTAATGTGAGACATACGAAGTAGTTGATTGCTATACTTGCTAGTTTGGTTTGAGGACAAATGATGCAGCATTTGATTTGAGTTGAATTAAGGCATGTCTTTTcccttatgcttatgcttatcaaccaacatttgaattttaaatttggagttgatttagaggttttttcattgaagtatatttttcagcatttgcttttaaatcTCTAAGAatacacatataaaagttttatttacaaattactttttatttgcaaatattcCATTTCGCTTGCTTCGTTTATTCCGcaaataagcgaaacgatggctcGTATCATAGCCAGCAGTAGcaaagaggaagagaagaaaagaaaaaaacaacaatcACCTCACAATTTAGTCTTTGTAGTTTCATGGACAAAATGCAAATTGCAGCTGCAGggtatctgaaattctgaatatgCTAATCAAGAATTCAAGATAGCTGTAGACTAGCACATTCAGATTGAAGAACAGCACCTGAACATGGAAAGCTCTAGTGACAAGAAAGATTCAGAATAGTAACTTTGATTCCTGAGATGAGATTCTGAATGTATCTGAATCTTTCTGTCTGCGCTTTTAGTACTTCAACTACATGGGGATGCTGGCGGTGGAGGGCACCTACGACAAGATGGAGGCGCTGCTGAACCAGGACATCCACCCGGTGGACATCCTCCTCATGCTCGCCGCCTCCGAGGGCGACAAGCCCAAGCTCGAGGAGCTCCTCCGGGCCGGCGCCAAGTACGACGTCAAGGACGTCGACGGCCGGACGGCGCtcgaccgcgccgccgacgacaccaGGGAGTTCATCCTCGGCTTCGCCGCCACCTTGGCCGCCTGATCGATCGCTTCGCCGACTACGACGACCTTGATGCCTGGATATGTTTCGGCTATACTAGTATACTACgtatttatcttttctttttttttctttttcaagttTCTCCAAGTTTTTCTTGCGTTTGGTAGAGTTTAGCCGGGAAATTCACAAGTTGTTTACAGTTCAAGAGGAAGTAGCTTCATCTGTATCTTTCACTTTCTTCGCTGTGTGAGGCTATGCTTTGTAGAAATTGTTGTTACAAGTAGTATCTTCCACTGTTTCAATATGAAAGTAAGAAGCTTTGGATGCATGATACTAGTGGAATTGGAAGCTTTGATGTTCACATAATAACATGTTAAGATGCCAAATCCTAACAGCAAGCAATAGCATGAACTTCAAGCAAAGCATTACTGCAACAGCAAGCAAAACTTCATCCTTTATTGTCTCAGATTAACTGCTATGTCCATGTTGCCGTCAGTACATGTTCTATGTACTAGCCTAGAATTACAAACAGCATTTCGCCGAAAGATTCACTTGGGGGAAACAAACAGTCTGTGACCACAGCCTCAACAACGAAATTACGAGTATAAACTCTATAAACCCCCTCATGAATCCGCCAGATCATattattcttttcttcttctatatTCATCTTGGTATATATTTCTATAAGGACTGTGAATGTACTCCTACCTACAAAACATTGGGTAAATGGCAGTTGTACTTCAACTTTGGATGTGACCGGAGCGCTTGCTGGAGCGCCGTGTCCACCGTTACGCCCTCGCGGAACAGCTTGTCATACAGGAGGCAGATGAACTGAGCCATGTACTCCTCATCATCGAAATCTTTGCTGCGATCGCCATTTTTCTCCATGTCGCTGTCTTCCCAGTCACTCGTAGGGCTAACAGGTTCCGCCTCAGACTCGGAAGCCTCATCGTCGGCAATGACAAACTTCCCGTTCTCAAGGTTGCCAtttacttccatcccatgatatACTATAGACTGAGAATCTGGAGGCTCCATGGCCGACGAGATGACTGCTTTGGCACCAGAATCCATGAATGCTTTGACCAGGCCGTGAGCAAGGCCATACTTACCACTGCATACAATGATCCTCTCCCTCCATGCTCCAACCTGGGAAACATGTATGTAATGAATCAACATTAGATAGTGCCCTAAACTCTAGATGTACATTGCAAATAGAAAAAGGCATGCTAACGATTTCAGCATCACTAGATGTAAATAACAAATCTTTACTACAGCATTGGCAGCAATTAGAGTATGTCTGACATTTGGTTCCTGACTAAATTTTTTCAGTAATGTGAGGCATTGATCATTGGCCAGATTTTGGTTTGGTCAATAGCTGGCCAGATTGATCATTGACCAAATATGCTCTTTTCTATGATATCATTTTGATGGCTGCACCATGAGAAAAATATGAAGGTTTGatcttaaatttatagttgACTGGAGGAATCAACTACCAGTAATGTACTATACCAGAATTTAGTTGGAAATTAGCATCCAATTTCATCAGATGTCACTTGCATGAATATTTTGTCACACGTCCTTTCTAAGCACAATTAACACACTACATAAGAATAGAATTTGAAGAGCATTTCAGTGGAAGTGCTAGCTATCCAGGCTGGCATACCATCCATCGAACATCTTCAGGTGTCATATGAGCAGCAGGCACTGTCCTCCTGAACATATAGGCACCAATTTCTTGATTATCTTCCATTACCTGCGACAAGATAGATTAGTATATGCATAATGATTTCTCTTGGAAACATAAAGAAGGAAAACAGTTCCTACTTGTGTTTGGCGCCCTATATAGCGGTGGTGAATCCCACCAATTTCAAACGACGGCCACTCTGCAACCAACTCGGACAAACATGAAATCTTTGACAAGGAATATGCACCCTTTCTCTTACATCCATGCAACATGGCTGACAAGCTAGTTTTCACACACTGGAGAAACCTGTCTGCAAGTTCCCCTGGTTCCGCAACTACAAACACATCATTCTGCCAGCTGCGGTAGTAATTTTTGCATCACATAATCAAAACTAGAGAAAAAAGTAAACACACTGACGCTTATTTCAGTAAAAGAAATCGTGATAAAAAATACCTCAATATTGAGCCAGTTGAATCATTTTGAAGTGCCATATGTATCACACCAACTTGAGGCATATTTTGCAACTTATCATATAGTGATTGAACATGTACAGATGGCTGCCATGACTTAAGAGGTGACGTTGGCGGCGAGGACTTTGCAGTTGGGTTGCCATCCAGGCTAAGCGGCGGAACCAGGTCAATTCGGCCAATTCTTTGGGTGCCCTCTGGACTATATAGAAGTGGACTAGATGGAAAACTGCCAGTAAATAAGGGAGAAGTAATTGGAGTCGGAAGTGTGGTAGCTGCCTTTCCAAACCCAGAAGCACTGTTCATTAGAGTAAGCCTGATACCATTCTGGGAGCAGAATGTTTCAAGCGAGCGGGCATGATTTACTTTCTTCCCAAAATCAGGACTATATGAAGCCTCTACAAGTAAAACCACACGCCTCCATCCTAAGGTAGGATTACTTTCACTAAAACCTGAATTAGAGGATTGAAAAATGAATCAACCAAATGTTCCTTTGAATCATTACACAAAGTGCAAACCTGGAGAAGACAAACCTGAATTTGATGGCTTGAATCTTGAAAACAACATGGATTTGGTAGTTTCAGATGACTTTTCTTCCTCTTGGTATCTTGGAACTAAAAGCTCACAAACATTCTTGAAATCTTGAAAGTTTTTCTGAATGTACTCATCAGTTGCAGCTTCCAACTTAAGCCAGACAGCAGGATCAGTCTCATCTAGTTCCATACCACACCGCTCATCAACTGCCACAGTAACAAGATTCCCATTCTTTCAATATCAAAGCGCATTGGTAAATATGTACTAGAACTCATTAAACAATACGCTATGATCGAGTTGCTGTTCTGTGGATTTCCTTGGAACTCAAATTACCTGGATTAAAGCGGAAATACTGCATTTCTGGGAGCATTGGTATCAGTGTATCCAAAGTTTCTTCAACTCTCTCTACAGAGCATGAACTTTCTATTAAAACTTGCCCTGTGTCCAAGTAGCGCCACCCACCTCTCCGACTCTAGATGCATAACACATggaataaatttatatatataagcaatGTGATAGATGTATAGCTCACAATGTATAGCTCACAACGAGATCACTGGAAGTGTAAACTTAATGTACCATAGAAGTTAACTTTTCaaactaaaaacaaaaattattcATCTTGGAACAGTCAGGTGTTTCTTCTAGTAATGCATGCCTTGACTTGTGGTTTCCAATAGATAGAGGCTAATATAAGCTACAGATTATATGTAGTGTATCGAATTAATAGATCCCATTCCCATATTATGTCacttgcaaaacaaaaaaaaactttaatataTGAAATTGACTAAAATTTTAGCCTCTAAAATTTACTATCCTGGAACGATATTGAACCTATGAAAGTTTCAGTTCCAATATACCGACATATTGTACATGTGTTCAACGTATTACAAAATTGGGAAAACAATATTTCTTTAAAATGTGAGGAATTCAGTAAATAATTGGTTTTCCAGCACATGGATTGCCCATTGCTTGGAAGGCTGCCCAACACTTAACAGGGGTGGAGACAGGAGGAGGCAAGCAGAGGCCTGGTCTCCCCCCATTGGctccaaattttacactaaatttatTGTAGATTTagcaaattttgataaaaaaaactaacactATTGGCCCAATTCaaccaaaactttttttttttttgcgtttcTGGCTCTGCCACTGATACTTAACAGTTGTAATGAATAATAGTGTTAACAAAAGAGTCGACAACTGTGATGTATATTACCTTAGTTGG is a genomic window of Oryza glaberrima chromosome 7, OglaRS2, whole genome shotgun sequence containing:
- the LOC127778947 gene encoding uncharacterized protein LOC127778947, with the translated sequence MPCAAAELANGEAAAAAACAVKVGTTGTIGSLMTRELEAIKAAPPHATAAATTPRRLRRQSSPVSVPCGASPRKIVALRKSSSSLSTTSSSGGSGRRTDRVSAEESSACKTAACRRSSSTTPASSPMLAADVDRSGGGGKAKKAAARGRRGVGGVEVVDVRCGNPMSSRLRRLGFSKLSETFA
- the LOC127779167 gene encoding protein LHCP TRANSLOCATION DEFECT; protein product: MASIPCTFQLSARAPSAAERRRSPRAAARLGWLRPSRLSAVVPASESGRVGPTCFFKFGNKDAEGAGIYGSQGRDDFDRDDVEQYFNYMGMLAVEGTYDKMEALLNQDIHPVDILLMLAASEGDKPKLEELLRAGAKYDVKDVDGRTALDRAADDTREFILGFAATLAA